The genomic stretch AAGCGTCTGGCCCAAGCCAAGTGCTGCTTTATAGTAAAGCACAGAAAGTGGTACGTTCCTATGAGTAGGTTTGCGAGAACAGCATGATCCCCACCAGCTCACGAGTTGCCAAGACAGACACCGTGCATCACCCCGACTGACCTTTCGGACGGTAAAGTCAGCCTTCTCACGGCGTGGAGTAAGCGGCCCTTAGGGTGTAAGTTTTTCATCATAAGAAAAAGTCTTAGGATTTCCAGAAGTGGAGAGGGGAAGCCTGCAGACGTGAAGCCCACAAGGTCCACGAAATGCCGCTCTTGAAGTCGTCCTTCTGGGTCTGAGGAGGGGTGGGCCAGGCTGGGGCTGGCGGACAGCTGCTGCGACCCCAGCGAACACAGTGCTTTCACGGGGTGTTCAGCTTATGGGTGGGGGTGGAATAAGGGACTGAAAGGAGTTTTTTCAACTTTAAGGTAAATTAAAATTACACTTGGAAAATTCTGCAAAGAAATTGCAAACTATTGCGTGCAGTGGCCTGAGTTCAATAGAGCAAACCCGGTGAAACGGCTGGTAGTCACATTGTTGCCCTGCAAGAGCAGCGTTTCCTGGGTTCTCCCTGGCGTCTGGGACTGGGTCCTTTGGAGCCACAGCCCTGAGCAGCAGGGGCTGCCCTTTCACAGACCCAGGCTGGGCATCATGCAAGCGTGGTGGAAACGGCCAGAAACGGCCGTGGGATGAATGGGCGAGCGGCTGGCCTCCTGTCTCCTCCCGCTGGGGTGTTGCTCTCCGGCTGGTCCCGGCCTCCCGGGGAATCCGTGTGCTTCCCCCTTTCACGAGCACCTCTCTCCCCCCGCCCACCCTCTGGCCCCAGCACTGGGGACTCAAGGTTCCCTTGCATAACAGGTACCAGCAGGCATTTCCCCCTCCTGGGACAGGATATCCTGGCGCCCTTCAGTCTCTCCCTGACTGTTTAAAACAGACCAGAGCACAGGAAAAAACCTAACTCTAAAATTAGCAGTGTGATAGAAGAAAGGCACAGAGCTGTGTTCTGTACTGTTTGTCAATGAAACAAGACTAAACAGGGCCAAATGCATTTCCTTTTTGGGCACAGCAGACCCACTGTGGGTAACCGTCGGACACCATGGGTAGAGGGGGCCTGCGGAGGCAGAGGGACCATCTGAAGTGCCGCAGGTGCTGCTTGGGGCTTCTGGCTTTTTCCGTGGGCCTCTGCCTGTCTGATGGTTTTTGGACAGAGCCTGGTCCAACCTTTCCAGAGGCTGTGCTGGCCTGGAAATACTCAGGAAAGCAGCATGTGCCCCCAGCCCCCACTTGGCCAGGACAGCCCCTGAACCCCAGACCTTCGGCagtgccccccaacccccaccggTTGATGCAAGACAGTTTGATTTTAGTTAATGGGGGTTCCCCCGTTTccatttttttggtgtgttaTTTGGAAACAACAATATTTTGTTCTGAAACAAGAGTTTACAGGAAGTAAGATGTCAGTTTTGACACCAAACCcacaatattttttctaataattctAAATAAGTGTCTCAAAGAAGTTTCTTAAGAAATGCAATGACAGATTTGATCATCCTGCTAGGAGAAGTTACTTTCAGAATCAAGAGCTGTTACTTTTATTCCTTTAATGCCACTAAAATATCTGTTTCTAATCCAGCTTTTCCAATCACATTGCAAAATCTTCCACTTCCTTCTTGAAGGGATGGAATTTCAGATGATCCCACGTGAGAGAGGTGGATGGTTTCAGTGAGGCGGGGAAACTGCTTGATTTACAGCCCTAAGGTCAGCAGAGGGCAGGTGGGTGATTTTCCTACATGTGTGGCATTGGAATGTCCGTGTTTTTCCTCACAGTCctagaggagggaggaggtggaggtccGAGGTCCCGCTTCATGTACCTGGTTAACTCTCAGAATTGCCCCGGGCAGGGTGGGCATTACCCCATTTTGCAGTTGGGTGAACTGAGGTGTGGCTTTGCCCTGTTCACATGGCTGGTAAGCCGTAGGGCCGGACACAGTTCTGTTCTCCTGACATCAAAGCCTGCGCTCTTTCCTAGGCCCTGGCAACGCCCTCCGGCCTGCCCGGCCACAGGGAAGTGACTGGCCTTCTGTGAACAGGGCCTGTTTCCGAGTCCCACCTGGCACTTTCCAGCACGAGTGCTGCCAGCCTGTCAGCCGCATTCTGGAAATTGCGTTTCTCCAGGACGATGAGGGCCGGGATCCATTATTCCCCAAGTGATTCACTCGTACTTCCTGCCGTTCCTCCCGCCGCGTGTGTTGGAACTGCACCCTCATGGTTGGGACACTGCCTTCTCCACTGAGCTGGAGAGGCAGGTGGTGGGCTGGTGACGTCCTGGCCCTTCCTCTGTCCCATCAGCCACCCGTCTGACCTTCCCCATAGGCAGCAGGAAACCTGAGCTCCCAGGTTCCCGTGATCGTTAAACCTGGGCCAGTGagacaggcagagggagaggggaaacCAGCACAGACGCCCCTATGCTCCCTGGGGTGCCAGGTGGACACTTTGGGGCTTCCGTGGCCGTTGTGCAGAGCCTCCTGGAACAGTCCCATTCGTTACCCACGGCGCTGCCACACTCGCCCTGTGAAGACTACAGtgtgcccaggccctgccccattTCACCCTGCAGTCGCCCCCAGAGGCCAAGGTGGCTTCTGGATTGTTCCCTGATGGCCAAGGCCTCGCTGCTCTCCCCCGCACTGCCCCCATCACGCTCGTCTGGCCCTGGTGTTGCATGTGCGTCCCTGTGTGCTTGGCGGGGTCCTCCACGCTTTGTCTGTGCTTCTTACAGGAGGGCCCTGCACACCCCAGCCGGGCCCCAGGAAGCTGCATTTATAACCGAGCATGCAGGTCGCCAGCTGGGAACCATGTGTGCCCAGAACTCCCCGTATGCTAACCGTTAGCCAGGAAGGCCATGGAGGCAGGCGAGGGGTCAGAAGGGCGCCTCCCTCTGCCCATGTGCCCAAGTGCCTGCAGCAGGCTGCTGCACCCTCATGGGAGGAGCGTGAACCCAGGCCGCCTGCCACACAGGCTGCAGAGGGGCAAAGAAAACACCAGATGCCGAAGACTTTGGAAAGCAAAGCAGGTCACCGTGAGCCTCAGCACCTTGTCTTAGATGGGAAGGGCCGGGAGGCCTTGAGCAAACAGACACAACCCATCTGGTTGCACCTCAGCGTTCGGCCCctgtgtgtatttctgttttgctgCTGCCCACAGTGACGGGTGGGGTGGGAGCGTGACCCACAGGGGTCGCCATGACTTTAGAAGCCACAGCCAACCTGCCAGCCCTGACAAGAGCTGGGGATGCGGCTGCTCAGCCTGGCCGGGGCCTGGGCGAGGATACTTACTTGCCAGCTGGAACGCAGCGGCCATGGCCTCCTCCCAGCACTGGGAATCGGGCGACATCAGGGGCAGGCCCGTCAGCCCCAGGACGAAGGTGAGCTGGCCCGCGGCAAGTGCCGCCGTGGCCACCAGGTTGCAGGCTCGCATCATGTCGAACTGCACTGTGAGGGGCCGGAGGGAGAGAAGCAGGCGGTCAGCACGGGCGAGGCCGCTCAAGACCGGGCTGCCTGCCCCTCCCGGGACTCCTCCCTCCGTCTCACCGAGTCTCACCACtcccttcccagcccccacctgcccctggtCTCTGAGCGAGGCATTTGGAGGCTGTGCACACAGGGCAGAGGGAGGATGGGGCAGCCCGATGCTTGGACTGCAAAGGTGGGGGCCGTGGAGGTGTCATCGAGAGGCCATCAGGGGAGTCAACTTTCCCACCCATGTGCTGGAGGGCAAAGCCGTCCGCCGTGAAGTCAGGCCCCTTCCCCGTGGTCCTTCCATGCTGTAAAAGTGGCCCCCGCCCCCAGGCTTCAGGTGCAGCGCTGTCTGATTCATGCTCTGCGGGCAGGCGGCATTCACATTTAGCGCTTGTGGAGTCCAGAGTCTCGTGGGGGCGTTGTGCCGCTTCCTGCCACGGAGGGTCAGCTCCTCCTGCCCAGGGGTCTCGACCTGCTtccccctggcctccctcctgccgTCCGGAGCTTGAGGGGTCTCACCCTTCCCAGATCCCAGGCCTGGCTCTGGACTGTGGTGCAGGGGCCCCGGGCTGCTGCGAAGTCAGAGCAGCCCTGAGGGTGGAGGGGCAGAGGGCTTCTGGGAGGAGAGCCTGGCACCGAGGGCCAAGGAGCATTCCCAGGCAGACAGATGGACGGACGGCGCCTCTGCCAGGGCTTGACGCCGCCCGTGACACTCTCGCCCGCTCCTTGCGCGGCCGCACACGCTCCGTGGGCTTCACTGCCGGGTGACCGAGCGCTCATGTTCTGGGTTCTGTAGTCTTCAAAGTTACCACAAAACATAGCTGCAGTCGCTGGGAACCCTGACCCTTTAAAACTCAGGGAGACGAGGAGCCAGGGGTGGGCGGCGCAGCCTGGTGAGCGCAGGGCTTCTGGCAGTGGTGTGGCAGCAGCTCTGGAGCAACTCGGAGAAAGGACAGAGGCTGGGCCGGAGAACAGAGCGGGCTCCCTGCACACGGGCTCagacccctcctctcccccaaggCTGGGGCGGCAGGGCTGCTAGCGCTTGTGATTTGCAGAAACCTTCCTGGCTGCTCACGAGGTCTTCTCGGGTCCCCATGACCACACGTGGGAGCAGGAGGACACGTGGCTCCTCTGTCAGCACGGGGGCTCCGGTTGCTCGGGCCACAGACTCTGGAACACCAGCTGGCTTCCCGTGGAGGCTGCTGTTCATCACACTCTTCCTGCCTTTTTCACGCTGTTTTCTTTGCAACAATTTTTACCCTTCAAACGCCCATACAGAAGGTCCTGCTACTCTAAGAGGTCATAGAGTTTGGAAGTGGAGGTGGCCTCAGAGACGAGGGCTGTTAAAACGTGATGGGTGTTCACAACACAGGGCGGAACCGGGATCCACTCTGGGCCCAGGAATGTCCTTCCGGTTCCGGGGCCCAGCCTTGTAGGTGAGGAAAGACGTGCACCAATGGGCTGGCCATGCCGGGAGTGTCTGCGCTGCAGTGTGTTGGTGCTGGCACCACGAGGCCCTGCCCTCCCGGTGGCCCCGGCGGCTCTGAGCGCTCAGCCCCATGCCACACACCCTGGCAGCAATCCACCCTCCAAGCAGTCGAGCTGGGCCGCTGCCTAGTACCCAGGTGCCTGAGGCTGTAAAGGCTGAGGCAGCAGACTCTCCCCTTGGCCATGCCCCTTTTCCCAGCCACCCAGAGGGGACCAGTCCTCACTAGCACCCACCAAGCCTGGACATTTGACGGGTCCTCACACTTGCTGTGTGCACGGCCTGGGCAGCAGCACTGGGTTTTGAGGAGCCATGAGAACGTGGCCGTGAGTGTCTGCCGGCTGGGCAGTCGTTGTGCCCCTTCCCACCCCAGTGCCCTGTGAGGCTGCCTCCCAGGAGACAGAGAGCAGCGGTCACCACAGGAGATTTAATTACGTGTTTGTTCATGTCCCCCCTGGCTTCAGGGAAAGGACACAGGTGCCCGACAAAATGCACAAAACTTGGAGAGATGAAAAGTGGCAGAGAGAACGGGGGCCAGAAAGCAAGACTGACCCCCGACCTGGGCTGTGAGGTACCCCCAGACCCCCACCTGATGAGTAACAAAAGTCACGGCCGCCGCACATGCCCAGTGAGCCAGTGTGGGGGAAGGGCCCTGTCCTCGAGGACGGGACCTGGTGTGACATGGGGCCAGCTGGAGGGCCTGCCCCAGGGTCGTCCCCTGACCCAGCATGCTCGGGACACCCTCACTACAGCTTGTTACGTTGGGGGACGGTGGTGTTGGCCCGATGCGCCAAGTGGCTGTGGCTTGGCTCTGCGGGCTCTGCCAGGACTTGGGCACAGAGCTGGCAGGAGCGTGGCTGCTGTCCCCGAGAGCTGCCCTGGCCACCTGCATCATGTCTGGAATCTCTAGGGTGAAGCAACACGAGTCTCGCCCCCTCGGTACCCCCACACGGGGCTCGGGATGGACAGACGGAGGTGATACTGTGGTCGAGGCCGCCCACTCCTCCTCCCTGTCCCTAGCGCGGCTGGAGGCTGGACCATCAGGGGCAAAGCCTGGGCTGGGGTTTTGCATGAGAGCTGATGAGACCGGGAGCTGGTTTGATTGAAGGGGGCAGCCCAGAAACCCAGCCAGAAGCCCCCAGCTCCGGAACCCCCGGGGCAGCAGTGCTCGGTCCCCGGGAGCTGGTGAGACATCTGCCAGCCCCTCTCCCTGGTCTCAGCCTCATTCACGAGAAGCTCCAAATACGTTTCCCTTGTTCTGGGAAAACCTCTGATGCTCAGGGCATCAATAAAGGTCAGCTGCCACAGATGACGTGTTATGGCAGGAGGATGTTTTAAAAGTTGTTCAGGGGGCTTATCAGGTGGTCAGGGAGGGACAGCAAACAAGGGCAGGTGAGCGGGGCGCTCGGGACAGGTGGCAGGGTGGCTGTGCGGTCTGGAGGCAGAGAGCGTCCCGGCCCGTGTCTTCCTGGCGTGACCTGACCCGACCTGGCTCAGCAAGGGGGCGGGGGGACGGATGCCTGGAGGGGGCACCTGTAGGGCATTGGAGGCCTtgagcccagggcaggggctgggctgacGTGGGACCTCCCCCCAGGGTGGAGGGTTGCTCTGTTGCGGAGGGGGGGGGCGTGCGCAGTGCACTTGTGGGGTGGGAGAGGCGTGGCCTGCGCGGAGCCCATGCTAGAGCCCCGGTCACTGGCTTTCACTGCTCCTCAGGACAGACCCAGAGCCCAGAGGGACCAGTCTGACCGGCAGGTCACAGTGACCCAAGTTCAGCTGACCTACCCAGCCCCCCCAGGCCCTGGTCTGAGAGCTCACAGAAGCTCATTGATTCATTCAGGCTCTTCGCCCTTTTTAAGGGAGGTTGTGGCTCTCTGCTTGCAAAGGCGGGGGCAGGCTGGCAAGCCAGCCACTCCCGATGGAAGACACCCCCAGGCTGTGCTGCGAGGGGGTCCACGTGCAAAGACGGGGTCGCGTCCCCTCGGGGACCTGAGTGGAGCCACATGCCTCCTGCAGCCTCAGTCTCTTTGCCTGTGAAGTGGAGGCAACATCCCCCCACTCCCATTCCCTCGTGGGTCAGGGTTCTGAGGGCCGTCATGCCTGAGTTGAGTGAGGCGTGCCCTCTGGAGCAGCCAGCAGAGGCCTGGCTGGAGCCACGTTTTCCTGAGGACAAGTGTCGTATTCAGAACAGGTGATGCGGTCTACGTGTTAGACTCTTGTCTGCAGTTTTAAAGGGTTGTCACTGGGGAGACCTTTGCCCATCGGCTGCTGTTGCCGTGTGTCTACACGTTAGGTGACAAGCGTTTTCATATTTATGAACCTTCCCTCCCGTACACTCAAACCCTATCCCGCTTTCAAAGTCAAGTTCCCACCTTTCAGAGCTGTAATGGATCCTGTGCCGGACGTGACCAACCAGACAGGACCACTGGGCAGAGGGAGCCAGTCCCCTGCTCACAGGAGTCGGCTCTTCTCTGCCGTCTGAAGGCCATCAGTCTCCCACTCTTTCCTGGGCATCCCACCTACAGCCAGTCCCTGGAGGGTCTCCCTCTGTGCTGCCCACTGCCTTAACAACCCTGACAACTGTGGAATGAAGTCCAAACCCAGCCGCATGTTTTTAAGCTTCTTGTTTATTTTACTcattaacagtctttattttccaCCAGGAAAAACGTATTTTCCTTGCTTTGGTTAATGTATCCGTACTGTAGCTATGCATGACGGCAGAGAAAAAGCCCCCTCCCGCACAGGAAGAATTCTGTCCCAAAGGGGCCGGGGCAGGGTGGGCTTGGAGCTTGGGGCTCGCTTGTGTCCCCAAGAGCCAAGGTCGCCCCTGTGAGCAGAGCACCCATCACCCATCAGCAGATGTGCCCGCATCCACAGCCGCtttaaaggaggaaggaaaatcaGCAGACTTACGTTTGACGGTGCCTCGCGACTCCTGGAAGCCCGCCGCCTCggagccccagcccagggcctcacAGTCCCGCACGTCCGCCTGCCCGGGCCTGGCCCCCGGGCTCGGCCCTCCCCTGGCCCTGTCCAGCCAGCAGGACTGCCACAGCCCCACGCTCCGCCTGCGCCCATCCTCCAGCGTCTGGTACACCCAGTTGGGGGTGAAGGCCGCCGCGTTGTTGAGAATGAGAGAGACGAGGGCCACCAGCACGGCCGTGGCCACCACTTTCTGGACAGTCATCGCGGACTGCAGTGCCGTCCCCTTGTCGTGGAGAAAGTCCCAGTCCCAGTCGGTCAGCTGCTGTCACCAGGGGTGGCTAGAGGACATCACCGCTCATGCTTGGAGGCGTCAGGAAGGCCCATGCGACAGGTGCGGGGGCGCCCGCCTCGCGGCCCTCCTTACCCTCCTTCCTGCACCTGGAGCAGGGCCAGGCCTGAACTGAAGCCTTCGGAGCTGCCCATCCCGGGGAGGAAGCAGGGGCACCAGCGAGAGTCCAGAGTCGTGAGCGCGCCGTcttcctgggaggaggaggaggtgaagaGAACAGAAATCACTGGCGAGGCAGGCAGCAACGCGGGGTGCCTGGGCCTCACTCTCAGGACCAGTGCGGAGCGGGGCTCTGAGCAGGGCCGCTGGGAGCAGCGCAAGTGAGCCACTGGGGCCTCCGCTGCCTGAGCCCCTGCCCGGTGCCTCCGCCACCGAACAGCTGGTCCTGGAAAGCAAAAGGGTTGCTGCAGGGATGCGCGTgcgtgtgtgagtgagtgtgtgtgtgcctcGCGCCTGCGTTTTCCCCCTGTCTCTCAGCAGAGAGGAAATGGTTGTTTTTGAGGCTGTTTTTGGTGAGCTGGAGGGCGTAGCCAACTGCAACAAATAGCAGCCAGACACTAACAGGATGTGTTTCCTGATAGGAAAGGCAGGGGGGCCTTCTTCTGGAGGCCTGCTCCGGGaccctcccccgccctccccaccttccctggaagtggaggccagggatgccagCCTGGCAGGCCCACAGGCCCTGCTGTCTGTCTCGACCCGGTGGCTCGGGGCGGGCAGGGCGCTGGTGACCAGTCGCCCACCTTGGGGACTGGGCGTCCCCCAGCCGTCGGTCACTCCCCCAGCACATGGGTGCCACGCACCCATAGGTGCACAGCAGAGAAGGGCCAGTGTGGTGGGGAGGCCCCCTGGACTCCTCCACCTCTCAGCTGAGACCCTCACCCATGCTTGGAGACCCACCAGAGCAGGCCGTCGTCCTTGAGGTTCAAGAGGCTGGGTTCTGGACGAGCCGTGCACCCGGCAAGACCTGAGGGCCTGGGCCCTGTCTGCTGCTGACGGGGTGCGTGGGCAGTAAGGGCCCAGGTCCTGCACTGGGTGCCCTGCCCTGTGTCGCATAAGCCGTCAGGCTGAGGGGCGCTCAGAGAGATAGTCATCTGCTCTGCTCAGATCCTCTGGGCTGCGACTCATTCAGCCGGGCCTGTGCTGAAACCAAACTGGTCGGCCCTGGAAGTCCCCGCCCCAAGTTTACATTCCTAAAAGGCAGGGGGTCTTTGGAGAATCAAGGTTCTCAAGAAACATCTGTCCATCAGTTCCCGGAGGAATTTTATGTCCTTTGGATTTTTCCCACCAGAGCTTGTAGCAAACATGTCAGCTGAGTTCTTGCCACTTTCCCTCTTCCCTCGGCTGTGCTGGAAGCAGGGCTGCCCCCCTGCTCCCCCTGCTCTCACTCCAGCCGCCCTGTGGGTGGGGAGGCACCTGGGGGTCTGTCAGCTCAGAAGACCCTGTGGGAGGGCAGCCCCTCTGAGGACTAGCGCTGGGGCTCCTGTGCACACAGTGCAGTAGATGGCCTCGAAAAGGAAGTTTTCCTCAAAGTTTCCATTAAAAGAGCGTCAATTTCCCTCCTTACTCATTAGAATCGCTTATCCAGAGCCAGTCTTTAAGTGGCTAATTTCCGCTGAAAAGCAAGCAGGGGGTTTCAGGAACCGTAGCCCCTGCTTTGCTTGTCCTGGGAACAGCCCTTGGGCCAGCGCCATCCAGCTCTCTCCCGGGCTGGGCGGGGAGCAGGCCGGGCCACCTGCTGGAGCTCCTATCGGACCAGCCCCCAGCCTCGGGCTCGGGTGGAGTGGACAGCTGGGCTGGAGACAGGGAGGGTGGCTGGCCTGGGAGCAGACCTTGAGTCAGGATGACCGAGTCCTTCAAGGACCCCCTCATCCATCGTGTGCCACCCCAGGGGCCCTTCCTGTTCTCCGCGGTCCAGGTCTTTGGCCCTGTCAAGGCCTCCCCTGCTCCTTCACGCGGACAAGCAGCAGTGTCATCTTAGAGCAGAGACACATGGGAGGTTTGGACACAGCGTGTGTGCCACTTGGTGGGACGTGAAGCTGGGAGTGGTTAACCACTGCTCCG from Balaenoptera acutorostrata chromosome 15, mBalAcu1.1, whole genome shotgun sequence encodes the following:
- the TMEM204 gene encoding transmembrane protein 204, with the translated sequence MTVQKVVATAVLVALVSLILNNAAAFTPNWVYQTLEDGRRRSVGLWQSCWLDRARGGPSPGARPGQADVRDCEALGWGSEAAGFQESRGTVKLQFDMMRACNLVATAALAAGQLTFVLGLTGLPLMSPDSQCWEEAMAAAFQLASFVLVIGLVTFYRIGPYTNLSWSCYLNIGACLLATLAAAMLIWNVLHRREDCMAPRVIVISRSLTARFRRGLDNDYVESPC